From the genome of Paracholeplasma manati:
AAGAGGCTGGACGTGTACGCCAAGAAGGTAAAGACTACTTGGTCAAAGACGGCGACGTCATGTTATTTAAATTCAATGTCTAAATTGACCCTAAATACAGAACAGATTTTATCTTCGGTATCTATGTATCCCGAAGTTCAAGTCATCTGTGCATCTAAATACGTCACTGCGCTCGAGATGAAAGAGATTTATCACGCTGGTATTCGTCATTTTGGCGAAAACCATGCGCAAGTACTATTAGAAAAGAAACAACAATTGTCAGATTTGGCTATTTGTTGGCACTTTATTGGTCACCTACAAACCAATAAAGTCAAAAAACTCATCCATGAAATCGATTATTTACATAGCTTGGATTCGATAAAGCTCGCAAAAGAAATACAAAAGTATCGAGAAACACCCCTAAATTGCTTCATCGAAGTCAATGTTGCGAAAGACATGAATAAAAATGGTGTCTTTATCGATGTATTGGATGATTTCTTAAAAGAACTCGAAAATTATGATAAAATAAAGATAGTCGGTTTCATGGCTATGGGTGTCGATGAAGATCTATCCGCGACCCAACACGTATTTGAAACACTACACGCATTAAAAACGCACTATGGTGTTCAATATTTGTCCATGGGCATGACCAATGACTATGAATTAGCCCTGTCGATGGGTACAAACTTCGTACGCATCGGTCGGAAATTCGTTTTGTGAGGTAAACTATGGCTATTTTTAGTAAATCCAAAAAATCCGAAAGTGTCTTGCCAAACTATCAAGGGGAAACCTTATCCACTGCGTTTGACCGTGTGATCTTTGAATCTTTATCCACCGATGAAGATGCTTACATCACCTCTTTAGCAACCGAGTTGATGGATGGTAACCCATTGGTACTCAATTTTGAAGAACTACAACCAGACCCTGCCAACAAAATTATGGCTTTCCTTTCTGGGGTTGTCTTCGCGATTGAAGGCGAAATCATCCAAATCAATAAGAAAGTATTTATGTTTGCCCGTCAACAAGAATTCAAAGACGGCACGTTGAAACAATTCATCGATGAATACAAAGACTGATTTTTTACGTCGTCTAAAAAACCAAAGAGATACGTTCCATCAAGACCTTTTATATCGTTTTTTAAACCCGCCAGAACGGGATTTAGTCAAATCGATATTTAAAGGTTTTCATATTTATGAGTCTAATCCAACGGCTGAATATGCACGTGTGATTGTCTCTGATGCAGTGTTAGAACCAAACTTTAAAACGACTTTACTTTGTAGTTCCTATCGGGATGAACAATTGACTCACAGAGATGTGCTAGGGGCTTTGATGCATCTAGGGATTGAACGAGATACCTTTGGTGATATTTATATCAGTGAAACCCATATTTACATTGAGGTCTTATCTGAACTCATACAAGTATTTAAAGATTTACATCAAATCAAACAGGATTTCATTTATTTTGAACCCATCGATGCTTTCCCGTCTGAATTTAAGGAAAGAAGCGAATCCATCACACTGTTTTTAGACAGCTTGCGCGTGGATGCGTTGGTTGCGAAAGCCTTTAATATCCAAAGAGAAGATGTCAAAGGTCTAATCGACCAAGAAAAAGTGAAAATCAACTATTTTCCAATACAAAAGTATACAATTTTAGTGAAACCTTATGATATAATATCAGTCAGAGGATTTGGAAGAATCATCTTAACTGACGACATTGGGACATCCAAAAGTCAGAAAATTAGAATCAAATGTGAATTGTTGCGATAACAATGGACACGGTATAGAAGTGGATGGTCAAAAGCGACTTAGGGATTGGTGCAAGCCTAAGCAAATCAATCTATATTATCACCAGCATAGCAACTGTAAACACGGCGTTAACGTGTAAGAGGGCTAGTAAGTTTTTTTTACTAGAACTAAGGTGGTACCGCGACAATGTCGTCCTTAGATATAATCTAGGGACGTTTTTTATTTTTTAGGAGGAATAACCATGGAATTAAAAGACACTTTATTATTACCACAAACCAGTTTTGAAATGCGCGGCAATTTAGGGGTAAGAGAAGTTGATTTCCAAGCAAAATGGGAAGCAATGGACTTATACAATCGCGTTTTAAAACAGAATGAAAACAACACCCCATTCGTATTACACGATGGGCCACCGTATGCCAATGGGGCCATCCACATTGGACATTCACTCAACAAAATCCTCAAAGACTTCGTGATCAGATATAAAACCATGAAGGGTTTTTATGCGCCTTATATCCCAGGTTGGGACACACACGGTCTGCCAATTGAACAAGCACTGACCAAAAAAGGTGTCAATCGTAAAGAGATGACTGTCTCCGACTTTAGAAAATTGTGTCATGACTATGCATTAGAACAAGTCAAGATGCAAAAGGTTCAATTTAAACGTTTGGGCATCTTGGGTGAATGGGATAACCCATACATCACATTGAACCCTGCATTTGAAGCCGATCAACTACGTGTGTTCGGTGTGATGGCAGAAAAAGGCCTCATCTATAAAGGGTTAAAACCTGTTTATTGGTCACCTAGTTCTGAATCTGCGCTCGCAGAAGCAGAAATCGAATATGAAGATGTTACCAGCCCATCGATTTATGTCGCATTTGATGTGGTTTCTGAACAAAGAAAAGATCAAAAACTCATCATTTGGACCACAACCCCTTGGACTTTACCAGCTAACTTAGCCATTTCTGCGAACCCAACCCTCACGTATGTGGTTGTTTTAGTGGAAGGACAACGTTATATTGTAGTGAAATCCTTGGTTGAAAAGGTTTCAGCGGTATTGAAATGGGAAAATTACACCATCGAAGAAACCTTCCCAGGTACAGACTTAGAATTCGTTCAATATGTTCACCCTCTCAATCAACGTGTTTGCCCAGTGATTTTAGGTGAACATGTCACCGATACCGATGGTACTGGTTTGGTTCATACTGCGCCAGGCCATGGTGAAGATGACTATAATGTGGGTAAAAAATACAATTTAGACATCCTCGTACCTGTCGATGATAAAGGTGTATTTACCCAAGAAGCAGGCGAATTTGCAGGGCTCTATTATGAAAAAGGGAACCCTGTCATCATTGAAAAACTACAACAATTGGGCAATTTATTACACGTTTCATATTTCAAACACAGCTATCCACATGACTGGCGTACCAAAAAGCCAATCATTTTTAGAGCAACCCCACAATGGTTCGCATCGATTGATTTATTAAAACAACCTTTACTCGATGAAATCAAACACACCAATTGGGTTCAAAAATGGGGTGAATTACGTATCCATAACATGATCAAAGACCGCAATGACTGGTGTATTTCACGTCAACGTGCATGGGGTGTACCAATCCCGGTATTTTACGCTGAAAACGGCGAAGCGATTCTCGATCAAGCGGTGATCAATCATGTCGCGAACATCGTTGAACAAGAAGGTACCAATGCTTGGTTAGACAAGGACGCGGTTGATTTGTTGCCTGAAGGCTATCAACACCCTGGTTCACCAAACGGCATTTTCAGAAAAGAAACCGACATCATGGATGTTTGGTTTGACTCAGGTTCATCCCATAAACTTTTACAAAGACGTGGTTTGTCATACCCAGCTGATTTATATTTAGAAGGGTCTGACCAGTACCGTGGTTGGTTTAACTCCTCCCTCATCACCGGGGTCGCATTATACGGAAAAGCGCCATATAAAGCGGTTGTTTCGCACGGTTTCGTACTCGATAAAGATGGTCGTGCGATGAGTAAGTCTTTAGGTAACACGACGGATCCATTGAAAATCACCTCTGAAATGGGTGCTGATATCTTGAGATTATGGGTATCCTCAGTGGAATATTCTTCAGACGTGCGCATTGGCGATCAATTGATGAAACAAGTATCCGAATCCTATCGTAAGATTCGAAATACATTTAAGTTCTTGTTATCCAATCTATTTGACTTTAACCCAGCAACTGACCGAGTGCCTTATGCACAATTGGGTTCACTCGACAAAGTCATGTTGCATAAATTAGAAGATTTAAAACAAAGCGTTTATGATGCTTTTGATGGGTATAAATTCGATGTGGTATACCGCCAAGTTAACAATTATATGATCAATGATTTATCCGCATTCTATTTGGATTACACCAAAGACATTTTATACGTAGAAGCACAAAAAGGCTTGTTACGTCGTAGCGTTCAAACGGTTTTATACGAACAATTGATGTCATTATTAAAACTATTGAACCCAATTTTACCTCACACCACCTCCGAAGCGTATTGGGCACTCCCATTCGAACATCTCGATGATGTGTATCTAGAAAGTATGCCAGACGTGGTGAGCTATCCGGATCGTCACTTAGACAACGCATTCGAAGATTTCATGGTGGTTAGAGATGAACTGCTCAAACAACTCGAAGATATGCGCAAAAACAAAGTGATTGGAAAATCATTGGAAGCCAAGGCTGTGGTGTCATTGCCGAAAGCCATGAAAGCATCGCTTGAGATGCTACACGTATCACTTACTCAAGTCTGGATGGTATCTGAAGTGACGCTCGTCGAATCCGATGTCCTCAGTGTTGTTACTGAGGTTGCAGAAGGTCACAAATGTGAACGTTGCTGGAACATTGTACCTAAAGTCAATGAATCCCACGTTTGTCCACGTTGTGAAGCGGTTTTAAAAGGTGAATAAGATGAATATACTGATCGTAAATGATGATGGTATATTGGAACCTGGGATTGAAGTCTTGGCGAAAACACTCGCACCACTAGGGGACATATATGTGGTTGCTCCAGAAACCCATCAAAGCGGCCAAGGCCATGGGATTACCATCAATGAACCCTTAATTGTTAAAGATTATGGTAACTTATATGGTGCTAAAAAAGCCCTATCTGTTTTAGGCAAACCCGCCGATTGTACGAGAATTGCAGTCGGTGTTTTGGGTGTGACCTTTGATTTGTGTGTGAGTGGCGTCAATAGTGGTTTAAATGTCGGATCAGATGTGCTTTATTCAGGTACGGTTGCGGCTGCGACAGAAGCACTCATTTTGGGGATTCCTGCAATCGCCGTTTCTGGTCCAAAGAAAAGCTTGCATATGGCTGAAAAATCGATTTATAAATTGGTGAAGTATTTGTTAGAGAACAACGCTTTAGGCAAAGAATATATTTTAAATATCAACTATCCGAGTTCGAAGTATGACATGTTTATTGGCGTGAAATGGACCACCCAAGGCAGACACCACCACGCGGCGAAATTCAATCGTGTGGGTGATAATGCTTATGAAACCGTGTACGAACTACTGGATACCACTGAAGATGAAAATAGCGATGTTACCGCGTTTAGAACAGGCTATGTTTCCATCACACCCCTATTCGAAAATAGAACCCACAACGATTTACTTCAAATCTTAGAAAACCAAAAGCAATTGAATGTCACCTCAATTTATGATAATATAATTGAGTAAGGATGTGTTTATATGAACGTGTTTGTGCTTCATTTTTTTAAGGAAAAAAGTCGAGCTTTTGATTATGAACGCATTTTGTCATTTTTTGACGATGTTCAAGAAGCCACACTCGGTGAAGTATCAGAAACTTCATCTGAAGTTCGTATGGAATATCGCCACCCCATTTTAAAAACAAAGGCCGATTTCGTTATTTCACGAAAATCAACCGTAACGGACATATACAAATTAGACCCCCAATATTTAGACGTTAATTTTAGGCTAGAAATGCCTTTAATGACGCCTTTTTATGGTGCTAAAAAAGTCTTTAACATCGTTGAACGTTTGTGTAAAGAGTTCAATTTCTCGATCTATCACGATATGTTCGAAGATGTACTCCACTTTAAGATGGAAGTGGTTGAAAAAGTATTCGACATTGTTCGTAAAGCTTATAAAGAGAAATATGGCTATCAATTGAAAAACTATTACTCTTTCAATGATCAAAAACTCAACGATTGTTTAAAATACGTGGATGAACAATACGACTTGCACCGCTATTACAAGGAATTAGACATTTATGTACCAAATTACTTTGTGGTATTGGATGAAGATCAAAAAGTACATTTTTCCATTGAATGGCGCGATAACACCGTGACATTATTCCCACCGCACATCGATTATGTCTATTTTAGAACTGGCCTTGAACAAAAAATCATCCCATTCCATGAAATCATGGCTAAAATCGATAAGATGACCACTGGGGTACCTGGATTCCTTCAAAATACCAAAGTGGTTGAACCCAAGCATTTAAAAAAAGTGATGAAAATCATTAAAAAATCTAAATTCACCCCAATCAATGCGTCATTGGTACACATTGAATTGGACCAAGTCATCGACATTTAAGGGTCAATTGTGACCCTTTTAAATACAACTGAAGGAGGTAGTATAGCTTGTTTAATATTGATCCAACCATCGTCGAAATATTCGGCGTTACAGCAGGAGCACTCGTTTTAATCTCATTTTTGATGAAAGGCGAGCGTAATATTCGTTTAATCAACATCATAGGTAGTGTGATTTTCATTGTTTATGGTGTCATGATTGGTTCTCTATCGGTAACTTTACTCAATGTAGGGTTAACGTTGGTACACATTGTAAAATTAAGTCGCAAAGGCGAGACGGAGGTTTAGTATGTTATTGAATAAATTCATCGACCACACCAAATTAGGACCGAGTGTGGTGGAAGCTGACATCGTTAAACTATGTGAAGAAGCGAAAACGTATGACTTCATGAGTGTGTGTGTCAATCCAAATTATGTTAAGTTGGCTAAATCCCTTTTAAAGGATACCAACGTCCTAGTATGTACCGTGGTCGGTTTCCCTTCAGGTGCTCATACCACCGAAGCAAAAGCATTTGAAACCCAACAAGCTGTCTTAGATGGGGCCGATGAAATCGATATGGTCATTTCTGTCGGCAACTTGAAAGACCGCAAATATGATGCCGTATTAAAAGACATTCAAGGGGTGGTTAAAGCCGCTTCAGGTAAATTGGTTAAAGTGATTTTAGAAACTTGTCTTTTAACCGATGAAGAAAAAATCAAAGGCTGTGAATTGTCTGTTCAAGCCAAGGCAGACTTCGTGAAGACATCCACTGGCTTTTCAACCGGTGGGGCAACCGTGCATGACATCGCATTGATGCGTAAAACGGTTGGACCTAACTATGGTGTTAAAGCTTCTGGTGGCGTGAGAAGCTACGAAGATGCCATCCAAATGATCAACGCTGGTGCAACCCGTATTGGGGCATCATCAGGGATTAAAATTGTCACACATGAACAAGGAGAAAAATCAAATGATTCCAACACCTCATATTAGTCTTACCGATAAAAATTTAATTGCGAAAACCGTATTGATGCCGGGTGACCCACTCAGAGCGAAGATGATTGCTGAAACATTCTTAACCGATGTTGTCCAAATCAACGCTGTCAGAAACATGTATGGTTACACTGGAAAATATAAAGGCAAACCTGTGACTGTATTTGGTTCAGGTATGGGTATGCCATCGATTGGTATTTACTCGTTTGAACTGTATAACTTCTATGGTGTTGAAAACATCATTCGCGTGGGTTCCTGCGGCGCATACACGAAAGATTTAAATCTATACGACGTTATTTTAGTCAATGAAGCGTATAGTGAATCCTCATTTGCTAAAACGATGGGATTAACAGGCTCCAAAATATTGAAAGCCAATCGCGTTTTAAACAATCGTGCCATCAAAGCAGCTGAAAAGTTAAATATCCCTTTACACGTTGGTCGAATCCACTCTTCAGACGTGTTCTACAACCTCAAAGGCTCAGTACATGAAGCCCGTTTCAATGAACAAGGCTGCATCGCCGTTGAAATGGAATCCTTCGCATTGTTTGCGAATGCTAAAGCCCTCAACAAGAAAGCAACCTGCTTATTGACCGTTTCAGATTCCTTGGTTACTCACGAAGCGACGACTGCTGACGAAAGACAAAAATCCTTCACTCGTATGATGGAAATCGCATTAGAAGTGGCCATCAAATCATGATTTTAATTGATCAAACCAAAAAGTTTAAGACTGTATTAATCACATTAAAATTCAAAAGAGTCGCTAAAGTGGATGAGTTTGCTTTCAGAACTTTATTACCAAGTGTTTTAAGAACGAAAACAAACCTATATAAAAATCGTCAACAATTCAATGAGAAACTAGAAAGTCTTTATGGCGCAAGTTTAACATCGAACACCAATAAAACGGGTATTTTGAGCATCATTCATGTTCAACTTAAATTGGTTAACCCAACCTTAGCCTTAGATGCCTCTTTATTTGAAGAAGGTTTAAACTTCTTAAAAGAGTACATCTATGGTCATAACACATTCAATGAAAAAGACTTTGAACTGGAAAAGAGTTTATTGATTGAAGAAGTGGTTGCGAAAGAAAATGATAAGACACGCTTCGCATTGACCCGCTTATTCGAAGAAATGTGTGCGAACGAACTCTATGGTGCACGTGTGTCCGGAACAAAGGCACAATTAGAAGCATTGACTTTTAAGCAATTTAAAAAGATGTATAAAGACTTTATCCAAAAGGATGAACTACAAATCATTCTTTCTGGAGATGTCACCCCAGAAAATGTAGCCTTGACACAACGTGTTTTCCCAAATGCATCATTCTCAGCGATGGATTTCTTAGATTATGAAACCAAAGCTGTGAATACTGTGACAGAAATCGTTGAACACGATAAGATTAGCCAAACCAAGTTGAATATTGGGTATCGTTTACCAATCAGACAAGGGGATCCTAAACACGTCGCTGCTGTGTTATTTAATGCAGCATTGGGTGGCTATGTACATTCGAGATTGTTCTTAAATGTGAGAGAAAAACACTCTTTATGTTATTATGTTTCATCGGTTTATGACGCTTATAAAGGCATCATGTTCATCTATTCAGGTGTCGATGCGAAGCGTTTAGATTTAGCCAAAAAAGTCATTGATGAAGAAGTCAAACGTATGTGTACTGAACGCATCAGTGAAAAAGAATTGGCCTTATCAAAACAAGCCTTAATCAATGATTTGAAAGAATCTGAAGATTCACAAGGCGCAAGACAAAACCTCATGTATATACAAATGTTATTGGGTAAAACCCCAACCTTGGCTGAACGAATTGAAAAAATTGAACAAGTCACCCCAGATGATTTGTTAGAAGTGGGTAAATTGTTGTTGAAAGACACGGTTTATCTACTAGATGTGGAGCGATAATCATGGAAAAAGTCTATTATGCTCATCTCAATGAGACTGTTTATCAACATACATTAGCCAATGGATTACAAGTATACATGATTCCGAAGAATGACTTTCATA
Proteins encoded in this window:
- a CDS encoding YlmH/Sll1252 family protein; translation: MNTKTDFLRRLKNQRDTFHQDLLYRFLNPPERDLVKSIFKGFHIYESNPTAEYARVIVSDAVLEPNFKTTLLCSSYRDEQLTHRDVLGALMHLGIERDTFGDIYISETHIYIEVLSELIQVFKDLHQIKQDFIYFEPIDAFPSEFKERSESITLFLDSLRVDALVAKAFNIQREDVKGLIDQEKVKINYFPIQKYTILVKPYDIISVRGFGRIILTDDIGTSKSQKIRIKCELLR
- the deoD gene encoding purine-nucleoside phosphorylase → MPTPHISLTDKNLIAKTVLMPGDPLRAKMIAETFLTDVVQINAVRNMYGYTGKYKGKPVTVFGSGMGMPSIGIYSFELYNFYGVENIIRVGSCGAYTKDLNLYDVILVNEAYSESSFAKTMGLTGSKILKANRVLNNRAIKAAEKLNIPLHVGRIHSSDVFYNLKGSVHEARFNEQGCIAVEMESFALFANAKALNKKATCLLTVSDSLVTHEATTADERQKSFTRMMEIALEVAIKS
- the deoC gene encoding deoxyribose-phosphate aldolase; translation: MLLNKFIDHTKLGPSVVEADIVKLCEEAKTYDFMSVCVNPNYVKLAKSLLKDTNVLVCTVVGFPSGAHTTEAKAFETQQAVLDGADEIDMVISVGNLKDRKYDAVLKDIQGVVKAASGKLVKVILETCLLTDEEKIKGCELSVQAKADFVKTSTGFSTGGATVHDIALMRKTVGPNYGVKASGGVRSYEDAIQMINAGATRIGASSGIKIVTHEQGEKSNDSNTSY
- the ileS gene encoding isoleucine--tRNA ligase, which codes for MELKDTLLLPQTSFEMRGNLGVREVDFQAKWEAMDLYNRVLKQNENNTPFVLHDGPPYANGAIHIGHSLNKILKDFVIRYKTMKGFYAPYIPGWDTHGLPIEQALTKKGVNRKEMTVSDFRKLCHDYALEQVKMQKVQFKRLGILGEWDNPYITLNPAFEADQLRVFGVMAEKGLIYKGLKPVYWSPSSESALAEAEIEYEDVTSPSIYVAFDVVSEQRKDQKLIIWTTTPWTLPANLAISANPTLTYVVVLVEGQRYIVVKSLVEKVSAVLKWENYTIEETFPGTDLEFVQYVHPLNQRVCPVILGEHVTDTDGTGLVHTAPGHGEDDYNVGKKYNLDILVPVDDKGVFTQEAGEFAGLYYEKGNPVIIEKLQQLGNLLHVSYFKHSYPHDWRTKKPIIFRATPQWFASIDLLKQPLLDEIKHTNWVQKWGELRIHNMIKDRNDWCISRQRAWGVPIPVFYAENGEAILDQAVINHVANIVEQEGTNAWLDKDAVDLLPEGYQHPGSPNGIFRKETDIMDVWFDSGSSHKLLQRRGLSYPADLYLEGSDQYRGWFNSSLITGVALYGKAPYKAVVSHGFVLDKDGRAMSKSLGNTTDPLKITSEMGADILRLWVSSVEYSSDVRIGDQLMKQVSESYRKIRNTFKFLLSNLFDFNPATDRVPYAQLGSLDKVMLHKLEDLKQSVYDAFDGYKFDVVYRQVNNYMINDLSAFYLDYTKDILYVEAQKGLLRRSVQTVLYEQLMSLLKLLNPILPHTTSEAYWALPFEHLDDVYLESMPDVVSYPDRHLDNAFEDFMVVRDELLKQLEDMRKNKVIGKSLEAKAVVSLPKAMKASLEMLHVSLTQVWMVSEVTLVESDVLSVVTEVAEGHKCERCWNIVPKVNESHVCPRCEAVLKGE
- a CDS encoding YggS family pyridoxal phosphate-dependent enzyme, yielding MSKLTLNTEQILSSVSMYPEVQVICASKYVTALEMKEIYHAGIRHFGENHAQVLLEKKQQLSDLAICWHFIGHLQTNKVKKLIHEIDYLHSLDSIKLAKEIQKYRETPLNCFIEVNVAKDMNKNGVFIDVLDDFLKELENYDKIKIVGFMAMGVDEDLSATQHVFETLHALKTHYGVQYLSMGMTNDYELALSMGTNFVRIGRKFVL
- a CDS encoding YgjV family protein, whose product is MFNIDPTIVEIFGVTAGALVLISFLMKGERNIRLINIIGSVIFIVYGVMIGSLSVTLLNVGLTLVHIVKLSRKGETEV
- the sepF gene encoding cell division protein SepF, with product MAIFSKSKKSESVLPNYQGETLSTAFDRVIFESLSTDEDAYITSLATELMDGNPLVLNFEELQPDPANKIMAFLSGVVFAIEGEIIQINKKVFMFARQQEFKDGTLKQFIDEYKD
- the surE gene encoding 5'/3'-nucleotidase SurE gives rise to the protein MNILIVNDDGILEPGIEVLAKTLAPLGDIYVVAPETHQSGQGHGITINEPLIVKDYGNLYGAKKALSVLGKPADCTRIAVGVLGVTFDLCVSGVNSGLNVGSDVLYSGTVAAATEALILGIPAIAVSGPKKSLHMAEKSIYKLVKYLLENNALGKEYILNINYPSSKYDMFIGVKWTTQGRHHHAAKFNRVGDNAYETVYELLDTTEDENSDVTAFRTGYVSITPLFENRTHNDLLQILENQKQLNVTSIYDNIIE
- the yfmF gene encoding EF-P 5-aminopentanol modification-associated protein YfmF, which gives rise to MILIDQTKKFKTVLITLKFKRVAKVDEFAFRTLLPSVLRTKTNLYKNRQQFNEKLESLYGASLTSNTNKTGILSIIHVQLKLVNPTLALDASLFEEGLNFLKEYIYGHNTFNEKDFELEKSLLIEEVVAKENDKTRFALTRLFEEMCANELYGARVSGTKAQLEALTFKQFKKMYKDFIQKDELQIILSGDVTPENVALTQRVFPNASFSAMDFLDYETKAVNTVTEIVEHDKISQTKLNIGYRLPIRQGDPKHVAAVLFNAALGGYVHSRLFLNVREKHSLCYYVSSVYDAYKGIMFIYSGVDAKRLDLAKKVIDEEVKRMCTERISEKELALSKQALINDLKESEDSQGARQNLMYIQMLLGKTPTLAERIEKIEQVTPDDLLEVGKLLLKDTVYLLDVER